A genomic window from Gemmatimonadaceae bacterium includes:
- a CDS encoding pyridoxamine 5'-phosphate oxidase family protein, producing the protein MPTPRPEFRELTPEECTALLGRHVVGRLAVAHRDRIELVPIHYVYEDGWLYGRTAAGAKIEMASHNRWVAFEVDEVRDTFDWDSVVVKGGLYLLRKDGSEHEQAIYEKGVQIVRRIIPEALTPDDPLPERALLFRIHVDELSGRSARPGR; encoded by the coding sequence ATGCCCACGCCACGCCCAGAGTTCCGGGAGCTCACCCCCGAGGAGTGCACCGCCCTCCTCGGCCGGCACGTGGTCGGTCGGCTGGCAGTGGCGCACCGCGACCGCATCGAGCTCGTGCCCATCCACTACGTGTACGAGGACGGCTGGCTGTACGGGCGCACGGCCGCCGGCGCCAAGATCGAGATGGCCTCACACAATCGCTGGGTGGCCTTCGAGGTGGACGAAGTGCGCGACACCTTCGACTGGGACTCGGTGGTAGTGAAGGGCGGCCTCTACCTGCTGCGCAAGGACGGCAGCGAGCACGAGCAGGCCATCTACGAGAAGGGCGTGCAGATCGTGCGACGCATCATTCCCGAGGCGCTCACGCCCGATGACCCGCTGCCCGAGCGCGCACTGCTCTTCCGCATCCACGTGGACGAACTCAGCGGTCGTTCCGCGAGACCCGGGCGCTAG
- a CDS encoding DUF1697 domain-containing protein, whose translation MPTHIALLRAINVGGTGKLPMADLRALCEDLGFQNVRTYIQSGNVVFDSRKAAPAAQRVLADALAARIGKPVGVLMRSEADLTAVLRENPFPEADPRQLLVLFLPTKADEAAVRTTKPPGSERLVARGREIFIHFPHGMGTSKLRIPFADVGTGRNLNTVTALLDLART comes from the coding sequence ATGCCCACCCATATCGCCCTTCTGCGCGCCATTAATGTGGGCGGCACCGGCAAGCTCCCGATGGCCGACCTGCGGGCCCTCTGCGAAGACCTCGGGTTCCAGAACGTCCGGACGTACATCCAGTCGGGGAACGTCGTCTTCGACTCTCGGAAGGCGGCCCCCGCAGCCCAGCGTGTCCTCGCCGACGCCCTCGCGGCGCGGATTGGCAAGCCCGTGGGCGTGCTGATGCGCAGCGAGGCGGATCTCACCGCCGTTCTGCGCGAGAATCCCTTCCCCGAGGCCGACCCCAGGCAACTCCTCGTGCTGTTCCTGCCGACGAAGGCCGATGAGGCCGCCGTCCGCACGACCAAGCCGCCCGGCAGCGAACGGCTCGTCGCCCGCGGACGCGAGATCTTCATCCATTTTCCCCACGGGATGGGTACAAGCAAGCTCAGAATCCCGTTCGCCGATGTCGGCACCGGACGCAACCTGAACACCGTGACCGCCCTGCTCGACCTCGCCCGAACCTGA
- the moaC gene encoding cyclic pyranopterin monophosphate synthase MoaC codes for MASKPLSHVNAAGEAAMVDVSAKPSLRRRARAAGQITMSAEAFAKVRDAQLPKGDVLGTARIAGVMAAKRTSDLIPLCHPLALTDVQLQFTLDESLPGVRCEAEVRTVGPTGVEMEALTAVSVALLTVYDMAKAVDSAMRIGEVRLLEKVKE; via the coding sequence ATGGCCAGCAAACCCCTCTCGCACGTGAACGCCGCCGGCGAGGCCGCGATGGTGGATGTCAGCGCCAAGCCGAGCCTGCGCCGCCGCGCCCGCGCCGCGGGCCAGATCACGATGAGCGCCGAGGCCTTCGCCAAAGTCCGCGACGCCCAGCTCCCCAAGGGCGACGTGCTCGGCACCGCCCGCATCGCCGGTGTGATGGCCGCCAAGCGCACCTCAGATCTCATTCCGCTCTGCCACCCGCTGGCCCTGACGGACGTGCAACTGCAGTTCACGCTGGACGAATCGCTGCCGGGCGTCCGCTGCGAAGCCGAGGTCCGCACCGTCGGCCCGACGGGCGTGGAGATGGAGGCGCTGACCGCGGTAAGCGTCGCGCTGCTGACCGTCTACGATATGGCCAAGGCGGTGGACTCCGCGATGCGGATCGGCGAGGTCAGGCTGTTAGAGAAGGTGAAAGAGTGA
- the purE gene encoding 5-(carboxyamino)imidazole ribonucleotide mutase: MTAPLVGVIMGSKSDYEHLAPACELLAHLGVPYEAKVVSAHRTPNEMFAYAESAESRGLMVIIAAAGGAAHLPGMVASKTLVPVLGVPVNATTLNGLDALLSIVQMPAGVPVGTLAIGKPGATNAAILAAEIVGTHRPEIRAKLRAWRESRAADVRAQTLP; this comes from the coding sequence ATGACCGCACCACTTGTCGGCGTCATTATGGGCTCGAAGTCCGACTACGAGCACCTCGCCCCGGCCTGCGAACTGCTGGCCCACCTCGGCGTCCCCTATGAGGCCAAGGTCGTCTCGGCCCATCGCACGCCGAACGAGATGTTCGCGTACGCCGAGTCCGCCGAGTCGCGCGGGCTGATGGTGATCATCGCGGCGGCTGGTGGCGCGGCACACCTCCCGGGAATGGTCGCCTCCAAGACGCTGGTGCCGGTGCTCGGCGTGCCGGTGAACGCCACGACGCTCAACGGGCTCGACGCCCTGCTCAGCATCGTACAGATGCCGGCCGGCGTACCGGTGGGCACGCTGGCCATTGGCAAGCCAGGCGCGACCAACGCGGCCATCCTTGCCGCAGAGATCGTGGGCACGCATCGCCCGGAGATCCGCGCCAAGCTCCGCGCGTGGCGCGAGAGCCGCGCGGCCGACGTCCGCGCCCAGACCCTGCCGTGA
- the purK gene encoding 5-(carboxyamino)imidazole ribonucleotide synthase, whose product MSGGARDAVPAGATLGFLGGGQLGRMTAMAARTLGYDVRVLDPEKDCPARGVSSHTITAAWSDAAAAAELAQGCAAVTLEIEQIPRPSLEAVARTAPLHPGVEPVFTIQERARQKQWLERHHFPLGAFRVVTDAAQAEAAVAALGPSIVKAAMGGYDGRGQVRVKTAAEGKAAFEKLKAPVCVVEAFLDIHTEISVLVARRADGTGVAYPPSRNLHTDGVLTWAVTPSGVNAEMQDRAESLALRIAEALGIVGLLAVEMFILGDGQLLVNELAPRPHNTFHHSERAHPTSQFEQLVRAICHLPLGSTEVVRPAAIHNLLGDLWDGGAPDVTKALAIPGVRVHLYGKKEARPGRKMGHLSADGDTPEQALQRVCAAYDALRR is encoded by the coding sequence GTGAGCGGCGGGGCACGCGACGCCGTCCCCGCCGGCGCGACTCTCGGCTTCCTCGGTGGTGGCCAGCTCGGACGGATGACGGCGATGGCCGCCCGCACGCTGGGCTACGACGTGCGGGTACTGGATCCGGAGAAGGACTGCCCTGCCCGGGGCGTTTCCTCGCACACGATTACCGCCGCCTGGAGCGATGCGGCCGCGGCGGCCGAGCTCGCGCAGGGCTGCGCCGCCGTCACGCTGGAAATCGAACAGATCCCGCGCCCCTCGCTGGAAGCCGTAGCCCGCACGGCGCCCCTGCACCCTGGCGTCGAGCCGGTGTTCACGATCCAGGAACGCGCGCGGCAGAAGCAGTGGCTGGAGCGCCATCACTTTCCGCTCGGCGCATTCCGCGTGGTCACCGATGCCGCGCAGGCCGAGGCGGCGGTCGCCGCGCTGGGCCCGAGCATCGTGAAGGCGGCGATGGGCGGTTATGACGGCCGCGGACAGGTGCGCGTGAAGACCGCCGCCGAGGGCAAGGCGGCTTTCGAGAAGCTCAAGGCGCCGGTCTGCGTCGTCGAGGCTTTCCTCGACATTCACACCGAGATCTCCGTCTTGGTCGCGCGCCGCGCCGATGGCACTGGCGTCGCGTATCCACCCTCGCGCAACCTGCACACGGACGGCGTGCTCACCTGGGCGGTGACGCCGTCGGGCGTGAACGCCGAGATGCAGGACCGCGCTGAATCGCTGGCGCTGCGCATCGCCGAGGCGTTGGGCATCGTCGGCCTCTTGGCGGTGGAGATGTTCATCCTCGGCGACGGGCAGCTCCTCGTGAACGAGCTCGCGCCGCGGCCGCACAACACCTTCCACCACTCCGAGCGCGCGCACCCGACGAGTCAGTTTGAGCAGCTCGTGCGGGCCATCTGCCACCTGCCGCTCGGCAGCACGGAGGTCGTGCGCCCCGCCGCGATCCACAACCTGCTCGGCGATCTCTGGGACGGCGGCGCGCCGGATGTCACCAAGGCGCTGGCGATTCCCGGCGTGCGGGTGCATCTGTATGGGAAGAAGGAGGCGCGCCCAGGTCGCAAGATGGGCCACCTCTCTGCCGATGGCGACACGCCCGAGCAGGCGCTGCAACGGGTTTGTGCCGCGTACGACGCCTTGCGCCGCTAG
- a CDS encoding P1 family peptidase, giving the protein MTASRALPVALAIAGTLFVPTRPLDAQDDAQDGARVRARDLGVAPGVFSPGALNAITDVSGVRVGQVTLIEGDAVRTGVTAILPHGGNLYRERVPAAVHVGNGYGKLLGVTQLRELGELETPILLTCTLCVWKAADAMVEWLLEAPDMQQVRSINAVVGETNDGGLNDIRARPVTAQAVRRALEGASGAAVQEGSVGAGTGTVAFGWKGGIGSSSRVLPQRFGGYTVGVLVQSNFGGVLQVLGAPVGRELGRYAFQQAGSGQDDGDGSIMIVVATDAPLSDRNLERLASRAMLGLSRTGSSASNGSGDYVLAFSTATEVRRAFDAPRHSTTELANEATTALFQAVVEATEEAILNSLFMATSVTGSGRSVEAIPLDRVREVLRKYGVAGR; this is encoded by the coding sequence ATGACTGCCTCTCGCGCTCTGCCCGTCGCGCTGGCCATCGCCGGCACGCTCTTCGTCCCGACACGACCGCTCGACGCGCAGGACGACGCGCAGGACGGCGCGCGGGTGCGCGCCCGCGACCTCGGCGTCGCACCGGGCGTGTTTAGCCCCGGCGCGCTCAATGCCATCACTGACGTCAGCGGCGTGCGCGTGGGGCAGGTGACGCTTATCGAAGGCGATGCCGTGCGCACCGGCGTGACGGCCATCCTGCCGCACGGCGGCAATCTCTACCGCGAACGCGTGCCCGCAGCGGTGCACGTGGGCAATGGCTACGGCAAGCTGCTGGGCGTGACGCAACTGCGCGAGCTGGGCGAGCTGGAGACGCCGATCTTGCTCACCTGCACGCTCTGTGTGTGGAAGGCCGCCGACGCGATGGTCGAGTGGCTGCTTGAGGCTCCCGATATGCAGCAGGTGCGATCGATCAACGCCGTGGTCGGCGAGACCAACGACGGCGGACTCAACGACATCCGCGCACGACCGGTGACGGCGCAGGCGGTGCGCAGGGCGCTCGAGGGCGCGAGCGGCGCGGCGGTGCAGGAGGGCAGCGTCGGGGCCGGCACCGGCACCGTCGCGTTCGGATGGAAGGGTGGCATCGGCAGCAGCTCGCGCGTGCTGCCGCAGCGTTTCGGGGGCTACACGGTGGGCGTGCTGGTCCAGAGCAATTTCGGCGGAGTGCTGCAGGTGCTCGGTGCGCCGGTAGGCCGTGAGCTGGGTCGCTATGCGTTCCAGCAGGCTGGCAGCGGCCAAGACGACGGCGACGGCTCGATTATGATCGTCGTCGCGACCGATGCACCGCTGAGCGATCGCAACCTCGAACGCCTCGCCTCGCGTGCGATGCTGGGACTCTCGCGCACGGGCAGCTCGGCGTCCAACGGAAGCGGCGACTACGTGCTCGCGTTCTCCACCGCTACCGAAGTGCGTCGCGCCTTCGACGCGCCAAGGCACAGCACGACGGAACTGGCCAACGAGGCGACGACGGCGTTGTTTCAGGCGGTAGTCGAGGCCACCGAGGAGGCGATCCTCAACTCGCTGTTTATGGCCACCAGCGTCACTGGCAGCGGGCGTTCGGTCGAGGCGATCCCGCTGGACCGCGTGCGCGAGGTACTGCGGAAGTACGGCGTCGCTGGACGCTAG
- the uvrA gene encoding excinuclease ABC subunit UvrA — translation MKDRIVVRGARQHNLRDVSVDFPRRAITVVTGPSGSGKSSLAFDTIYAEGQRRYVESLSAYARQFLERMPKPDVDAIDGLSPSVAIEQKNPTRTSRSTVGTATEITDYLRLLWARVGRTICPHCGRVLKPDSAESACDAALALPEGTRLLVSFPFARSSKLTHARILEHLRAKGFVRVIADGAVLHLDELTGSKPNLTKVAELLVVTDRLAVSPAARTRLADALETAFSEGDGDAVVVPVDQPTDASSPRNAVAPLRFTTSFRCPNDGHVAPEPTPQLFSFNNPRGACETCNGFGATLEYDEALIVPYPERSLAQGALDPWTKPRYENKRRALAEFAKANGIPLDVAWRDLAAGQREKLLRGKAKGYVGMFPFLDALEPKKYKQYIRIFLRQYQTAQTCTACGGARLRAEALQVRIAGKSIAEVQAMPVGLLRAWLDTIELSAQESAIAAHILREARDRIAFLCDVGLTYLSLDRATRTLSGGEAQRIGLANSLGARLVDTLYVLDEPSIGLHPSDLGRLLDLLKRLRDTGNTVLMVEHDLDAIRLSDWMLELGPASGEQGGQVVFSGPTVDAASSPLTGQFLTGARTIAVPAKRRRAGPQWLTLDGAREHNLRNVSVKIPLGALTCVTGVSGSGKSTLVHDVLFRALERLLTGEHSARQHLGERVGAYESLEGWQALDDVVLVDQEPIGKSPRSNPVTYVKAFDEIRRIFAEVPLARQRRYTAGTFSFNVAGGRCETCEGAGALEVEMVFMADVFVPCETCGGTRYKPEVLDVTYFGKRITDVLEMTVDQAIRFFPREEKLGQALWQIQQVGLGYLRLGQPATTLSGGESQRLKVARELAFAAKKGGRKCYILDEPTTGLHPRDVEVLCAVLDRLVDNGHTVIVIEHDMDVVKRADWVIDLGPNGGDDGGRVVAMGTPEQVARAKNSLTARHLAPFLGV, via the coding sequence ATGAAAGACCGCATCGTCGTCCGCGGCGCGCGCCAGCACAACCTGCGCGACGTGTCCGTGGACTTTCCCCGCCGCGCCATCACCGTCGTCACCGGGCCCTCGGGCTCGGGGAAGTCCTCGCTCGCCTTCGACACCATCTACGCCGAAGGCCAGCGCCGCTACGTCGAGTCGCTCTCCGCCTACGCGCGGCAGTTCCTCGAGCGGATGCCCAAACCCGACGTCGACGCCATCGACGGGCTCTCGCCCTCCGTGGCGATCGAACAGAAGAATCCCACGCGCACCTCGCGCTCCACCGTCGGCACGGCCACCGAGATCACCGACTACCTGCGCCTGCTCTGGGCCCGCGTCGGCCGCACCATCTGCCCGCACTGCGGCCGCGTACTCAAGCCGGATTCGGCCGAGTCCGCTTGCGATGCCGCGCTCGCGCTGCCGGAGGGCACGCGGCTGCTGGTGAGCTTCCCCTTCGCGCGCTCGTCCAAGCTCACGCACGCGCGCATCCTCGAGCATCTGCGCGCCAAGGGCTTCGTGCGCGTCATCGCCGATGGCGCCGTCTTGCACCTCGACGAACTCACGGGCAGCAAGCCGAACCTGACCAAGGTCGCGGAGCTGCTCGTCGTCACCGATCGCCTCGCGGTGTCGCCGGCGGCACGCACGCGACTCGCCGACGCGCTGGAGACCGCGTTCAGCGAAGGCGATGGCGACGCCGTGGTGGTGCCCGTAGACCAGCCGACGGATGCGTCCAGCCCGCGGAACGCCGTTGCGCCGCTGCGCTTCACCACCAGCTTCCGTTGCCCAAACGACGGCCACGTCGCGCCCGAGCCCACACCGCAGCTCTTCTCGTTCAATAATCCGCGCGGCGCCTGTGAGACCTGCAACGGATTCGGGGCGACGCTGGAGTACGACGAAGCGCTGATCGTGCCATACCCCGAGCGCTCGCTCGCGCAGGGTGCGCTCGACCCCTGGACCAAGCCTCGGTACGAGAACAAGCGGCGCGCGCTCGCCGAGTTCGCCAAAGCCAACGGCATTCCATTGGATGTCGCGTGGCGCGACCTTGCCGCCGGCCAACGCGAGAAACTCCTGCGCGGCAAGGCGAAGGGTTACGTCGGGATGTTCCCCTTCCTCGACGCGCTCGAGCCCAAGAAATACAAGCAGTACATCCGCATATTCCTGCGGCAATACCAGACCGCGCAGACCTGTACCGCCTGCGGCGGCGCGCGCCTGCGGGCGGAAGCCCTGCAGGTGCGCATCGCCGGCAAGAGTATCGCCGAAGTCCAAGCGATGCCGGTCGGGCTCCTGCGTGCGTGGCTCGACACGATCGAGCTCTCGGCGCAGGAATCGGCCATCGCTGCACACATCCTCCGCGAGGCGCGCGACCGCATCGCGTTCCTCTGCGACGTCGGGCTGACCTACCTCTCACTCGACCGCGCCACACGGACGCTCTCCGGTGGCGAGGCCCAGCGCATCGGCCTCGCAAACTCGCTCGGGGCGCGCCTCGTCGACACGCTCTACGTGCTCGACGAACCCAGCATCGGACTGCACCCGAGCGACCTCGGGCGCCTGCTCGACTTGCTCAAGCGCCTGCGCGACACCGGCAATACCGTCTTGATGGTGGAGCACGACCTCGATGCCATCCGCCTCAGCGACTGGATGCTCGAACTCGGCCCCGCCAGCGGCGAGCAAGGCGGCCAGGTCGTGTTCAGCGGCCCGACAGTCGACGCGGCGAGCAGCCCGCTCACCGGCCAGTTCCTCACCGGCGCACGGACCATCGCCGTCCCCGCGAAGCGCCGCCGCGCCGGACCGCAGTGGCTCACGCTCGACGGCGCACGCGAGCACAACCTGCGCAACGTGAGCGTGAAGATCCCGCTCGGCGCGCTCACCTGCGTCACCGGCGTCAGCGGCAGCGGCAAGAGCACGCTCGTGCACGACGTCCTCTTCCGCGCGCTCGAGCGCCTGCTGACCGGCGAGCACAGCGCGCGCCAGCACCTCGGCGAACGCGTCGGCGCCTATGAATCGCTCGAGGGATGGCAGGCGCTCGACGACGTGGTGCTCGTGGACCAAGAGCCCATCGGAAAGTCGCCGCGGTCGAATCCCGTCACCTATGTGAAGGCCTTCGACGAGATCCGACGCATCTTCGCCGAGGTGCCCCTGGCGCGGCAGCGGCGCTATACGGCCGGGACCTTCTCGTTCAACGTGGCGGGCGGCCGCTGCGAGACCTGTGAGGGCGCCGGGGCGCTCGAGGTCGAGATGGTGTTTATGGCGGATGTGTTCGTGCCCTGCGAGACCTGCGGCGGCACGCGGTACAAGCCGGAGGTCCTCGACGTCACGTACTTCGGCAAGCGCATCACCGACGTGCTCGAGATGACCGTGGACCAAGCCATCCGGTTCTTCCCGCGCGAAGAAAAGCTCGGGCAGGCGCTCTGGCAGATCCAGCAGGTGGGCCTCGGATACCTGCGGCTCGGACAACCCGCGACGACGCTCTCTGGCGGAGAGTCGCAGCGGCTGAAGGTGGCGCGCGAACTCGCCTTCGCCGCCAAGAAGGGCGGTCGCAAGTGCTACATCCTGGATGAGCCGACCACCGGCCTGCACCCGCGGGACGTCGAGGTGCTCTGCGCCGTGCTCGACCGCCTCGTCGACAACGGGCACACGGTCATCGTCATCGAGCACGATATGGACGTCGTGAAGCGCGCCGACTGGGTGATCGATCTCGGACCCAACGGCGGCGATGACGGCGGGCGTGTGGTGGCGATGGGCACGCCCGAGCAGGTGGCTCGAGCGAAGAATTCACTCACCGCGCGGCACTTGGCGCCCTTCCTCGGGGTATAA
- a CDS encoding ABC transporter permease, whose protein sequence is MLSSLFVGFEALRANPLRSLLSTLGVVMGVGAMVSVLSMGDGVERYAREQLERTTDLLEVMVSPQTGVSVDGQSLRRDDFTQFGPSDVAAIRTRIPQAARVSLAASSGVLVRLGADAAPRAFAVRGVEVAAAAATRPAPAAGQWFADRDTAVAVVNDRVAAVLSGDSSEVTKALGLTLALRGAPHRIVGVIVEADRAPTLDVWVPIADAARALPPNTPHRIAVTARRIEDVEGILAALEGWAGERFGARWKDEVVIASRRARAEQAASAMLVFKLLMGAITGVALLVGGVGIMNVLLATVAERTREIGIRKAAGAKQRDILVQFLAESVAIASTGAALGVLLGISVAYGAAWVMRAQTDAPVYAAVTVGTVAFAVGISVAIGLVFGLYPARRAARLSPIEAIRHES, encoded by the coding sequence ATGCTCAGCTCACTCTTCGTCGGCTTCGAGGCGCTCCGCGCCAATCCCCTGCGCTCCCTGCTCTCGACCCTCGGCGTCGTGATGGGCGTGGGCGCGATGGTCTCCGTGCTGTCGATGGGGGACGGCGTCGAGCGCTACGCGCGTGAGCAACTGGAGCGCACGACCGACCTCCTCGAGGTGATGGTCTCGCCGCAGACTGGCGTGAGCGTGGATGGCCAGTCCCTGCGGCGCGACGACTTCACCCAGTTCGGCCCGAGCGACGTCGCGGCGATCCGCACGCGGATCCCGCAGGCCGCGCGGGTGTCACTGGCGGCGAGCTCTGGCGTGCTGGTCCGCCTGGGGGCCGACGCCGCACCTCGGGCCTTCGCGGTGCGAGGGGTGGAGGTCGCGGCCGCCGCGGCGACGCGGCCGGCGCCAGCCGCGGGTCAGTGGTTTGCCGACCGCGACACAGCGGTCGCGGTGGTGAACGATCGCGTGGCCGCCGTGCTCTCCGGAGACAGCAGCGAGGTCACCAAGGCGCTGGGACTCACGCTGGCGCTGCGCGGGGCGCCGCATCGCATCGTCGGCGTGATCGTGGAAGCCGACCGCGCACCAACGCTCGACGTGTGGGTGCCAATCGCCGACGCCGCGCGTGCGCTGCCACCCAACACACCTCATCGCATCGCCGTGACGGCCCGCCGCATCGAGGACGTCGAGGGCATCCTCGCCGCGCTCGAGGGCTGGGCTGGCGAGCGCTTCGGCGCGCGATGGAAGGACGAAGTCGTGATCGCGTCACGCCGCGCACGCGCCGAGCAGGCGGCGTCGGCAATGTTGGTCTTCAAGCTGTTGATGGGCGCCATCACCGGTGTGGCACTGCTGGTGGGCGGCGTCGGGATTATGAACGTGCTGCTCGCGACCGTGGCCGAGCGCACGCGGGAGATCGGCATCCGCAAGGCCGCTGGTGCGAAGCAGCGCGACATCCTGGTCCAGTTTCTCGCCGAGTCGGTAGCGATCGCCTCGACGGGCGCAGCGCTCGGCGTACTCTTGGGCATCAGTGTGGCCTACGGCGCCGCGTGGGTGATGCGCGCGCAGACTGACGCGCCGGTCTACGCTGCCGTGACCGTCGGCACGGTGGCGTTCGCGGTCGGCATCTCGGTCGCGATTGGGCTCGTGTTTGGCCTCTACCCCGCGCGGCGCGCGGCGCGGCTCAGCCCGATCGAGGCGATCCGGCACGAGAGCTAG
- a CDS encoding 6-bladed beta-propeller has translation MRTLTLVTACLLLTACAKDRDGTDAPTWTLRETLRIGEGDVGPTSFSWVKGIEEGADGRIYIYEHSTQDIRVFDRSGAHVKTIGRKGRGPGELENAEGIVFSSDGLLWVRDAANSRFTIFDADGNYKDSWAMQYCWSQGTWAPHVTPERIVDYDCEPGVGGAYRVVGYRADRSGVDSLAMRAECGTREQSEAAMWITRTDRSISYRQIPWAPRPAHTIDGTGATWCAPSTANYELLRLGAAGDTVRVALEAPPLPVSAAERDSVIREIESRGPTGLDFSRIPKAKPAILRLSVDDRNRLWVRRDKAEGGILFDIITSDGRHEATVSLDGVRTSTWAPFVVRGDVVLLVIVGEDDVPQVGRFVIDRGR, from the coding sequence GTGCGCACACTGACGCTGGTCACTGCCTGCCTTCTCCTCACCGCCTGCGCGAAGGATCGCGACGGCACCGATGCGCCGACCTGGACCCTTCGTGAGACCCTGCGCATCGGCGAAGGCGACGTGGGGCCGACGTCCTTCTCGTGGGTGAAGGGGATCGAAGAGGGCGCCGACGGACGCATCTACATCTACGAGCACAGCACGCAGGACATCCGCGTGTTCGATCGCAGCGGCGCGCACGTCAAGACCATCGGGCGCAAGGGCCGAGGCCCCGGCGAGCTGGAGAACGCCGAGGGCATCGTGTTCTCCTCGGACGGACTGCTCTGGGTACGCGACGCGGCGAACTCGAGGTTTACGATCTTCGACGCCGATGGCAACTACAAGGATTCGTGGGCGATGCAGTACTGCTGGTCGCAGGGCACCTGGGCACCGCACGTTACACCAGAGCGGATCGTGGACTACGACTGCGAACCCGGCGTCGGCGGCGCCTACCGCGTCGTGGGCTACCGCGCGGACCGCAGCGGCGTGGACTCCCTCGCGATGCGGGCCGAGTGCGGGACCCGCGAGCAGAGCGAAGCCGCGATGTGGATCACGCGCACCGACCGCTCAATCTCCTACCGCCAGATCCCGTGGGCTCCGCGCCCGGCGCACACCATCGACGGCACCGGCGCGACTTGGTGCGCACCCAGCACGGCGAACTACGAGTTACTCCGCCTCGGCGCGGCCGGCGACACTGTCCGCGTTGCGCTCGAAGCGCCGCCGCTGCCGGTCTCTGCCGCGGAACGCGATTCGGTCATCCGCGAGATCGAGTCGCGTGGGCCTACGGGCCTCGACTTCTCGCGCATCCCCAAAGCAAAGCCGGCCATCCTCCGGCTGAGCGTGGACGACCGCAACCGCCTCTGGGTGCGTCGCGACAAGGCCGAGGGCGGCATCCTCTTCGATATCATCACGTCCGACGGACGGCACGAGGCGACGGTCTCGCTCGACGGCGTGCGCACCTCGACCTGGGCCCCCTTCGTCGTCCGCGGCGACGTGGTGCTACTCGTCATCGTCGGCGAGGACGACGTCCCGCAGGTGGGGCGGTTCGTGATCGACCGGGGGCGCTGA